The genomic window TTTGTGTCAAAGTATAATTTAAATGTTAGAGTTATTTACTTTTATATCTCATTTATAAGTTCAATTTTATTAATTTCAGCTTTTTTTTCTAAATTTCTATCAAAATTCATGAAACCTTACCAAATTAAAAGATTTTTGGTTTTCTTAGATCCAAATATTGATCTTAAAGGAGCTGGATGGAATTTAAATCAGGTAAAGATTGCTATTGGTTCTGGAGGTATTTTCGGTAAGGGATTTTTAAAAGGTCCTTATACTCATGCAAATTATGTTCCATCTCAGAGTACGGATTTTATTTTTTCAATCCTTGCTGAAGAATTTGGTTTTGTGGGAGTTAGTGTGGTTTTAATATTATTTTTCTTTATTTTTTTTAAGATTTTAATCTTAATGAATAAAAGTAAGGATAGATATATGTCTTTGGTGCTTGCTGGTGTACTAGGTCTTTTGTTTTTTCATACCTCTTTTAATATTGGCATGTCTTTAGGGCTTTTGCCAATTACAGGTATTCCCCTGCCTTTTTTATCTTATGGTGGTTCTTCTACTATTACTTTCTTTTTTGCTATGGCTCTTTATTTTAATATTGAATCTATAGTAACTATGGATTAAAAATTTTATTTGTTGGTTCTTATTGTTTTGCCTGTTTTTTTAGTAAATTTTTTTGTATATTTTATTGAGAAGATTTATTGTTTGTCTATAACTGTGATTGGAGCTTAAATTTATTATAATAATTAATATTTAGAATCTTAGTAAGGGGTTTTTATGAGTGAAAAATTAGATAGAGAGAGTATTCTTTATAAGAAGAGACATTCAATCGCACATGTTATGGCAGAAGCTGTGCTTGAGTTATTTCCAAATACTAAGATTGCTATAGGGCCTCCGATTAAAGATGGATTTTATTATGATTTTGATTTTGAAAAACATATTACAGAAGATGATCTTTTGTTAATAGAACAGAAAATGAGAGAAATACTAAAAACAGGGAGTCCTTTTGTAAAGGAAGTGATAACTAAAGAACAGGCTTTAATGCTTTTCAAAGATGAACCTTATAAAATGGATTTAATTCGCGGACTTGCGATTACAGATGAGATTTCAATATATAAAAGTCATAATTTTACTGATCTTTGTAAAGGTCCTCATGTTGATAATATGGGTAAAATTGATCCAAAGGCATTTAAGTTAACTAGTATTGCTGGTGCTTATTGGCGTGGCGATGAGAAAAATAAGATGCTTACTCGTATTTATGGAACTTTATGGAATAATGAAAAAGATTTAAAAGCGTACCTTAAATTACGAGAAGAGATAAAAAGGCGAGACCATAGAAAACTTGGTCGTGAACTTGATTTGTTTTCTGTTCATGAAGACATAGGGCCTGGTCTTATATTTTTTCATCCAAATGGTGCTAGAATAAGAGCTATAATAGAAGATTTTTGGAGAGAAGAGCATTTTAAAAATGGTTATGATGTACTCTTTACTCCTCATATTGGTAAGTCTTGTCTTTGGGAGACTTCTGGGCATTTAGATTTTTATAAAGAAAGTATGTTTGAGAAAATGGAGATGGATAAAAGTAATTATTATGTTAAGCCTATGAATTGTCCATTTCATATTGCGATTTATAATACCGGCAAGCATTCTTATAGAGATTTGCCGTTTAGGTGGGCTGAACTTGGTACTGTGTATCGTTATGAGAAGATTGGCGCTCTTCATGGTACTATGCGTGTTAGAGGATTTACTCAAGATGATGCACACATTATATGTGCTTATGAGCAAGTTAAGTCTGAAGTTCAAGAGGTTTTAAGATTTGCTCTTTATATGTGGAATCAATTTGGATTTGCTGATTTAAAGGCATATCTCTCGACAAAGCCAGAAAAAGCTGTAGGGGATAAGGATGATTGGGAAATGTCTGTAAAAGTTTTAGAGGAAGCTTTGATTGATCTAAATATTGCTTATGATATTGATGAGGGAGGCGGGGCTTTTTATGGGCCTAAAATTGATCTTAAAATAATTGATTCTCTTGGGAGAGAATGGCAGATGAGCACAATTCAATTTGATTTTAATCTTCCTGAAAGATTTAAGATGACTTATACAGCAGAGGATGGTAAAGAAAAGCGGCCTTTTATGATTCATAGAGCCCTTCTTGGTTCTATTGAGAGATTTTTTGGAATTTTGGTAGAACATTATGGCGGAGCGTTTCCTGTGTGGTTGGCGCCTCTTCAAGTTATAATTATTCCTGTA from Borrelia hermsii DAH includes these protein-coding regions:
- the thrS gene encoding threonine--tRNA ligase: MSEKLDRESILYKKRHSIAHVMAEAVLELFPNTKIAIGPPIKDGFYYDFDFEKHITEDDLLLIEQKMREILKTGSPFVKEVITKEQALMLFKDEPYKMDLIRGLAITDEISIYKSHNFTDLCKGPHVDNMGKIDPKAFKLTSIAGAYWRGDEKNKMLTRIYGTLWNNEKDLKAYLKLREEIKRRDHRKLGRELDLFSVHEDIGPGLIFFHPNGARIRAIIEDFWREEHFKNGYDVLFTPHIGKSCLWETSGHLDFYKESMFEKMEMDKSNYYVKPMNCPFHIAIYNTGKHSYRDLPFRWAELGTVYRYEKIGALHGTMRVRGFTQDDAHIICAYEQVKSEVQEVLRFALYMWNQFGFADLKAYLSTKPEKAVGDKDDWEMSVKVLEEALIDLNIAYDIDEGGGAFYGPKIDLKIIDSLGREWQMSTIQFDFNLPERFKMTYTAEDGKEKRPFMIHRALLGSIERFFGILVEHYGGAFPVWLAPLQVIIIPVNNVVEEYALEILSLFKNEGIRIKLDNDCNMRMNAKIRQYQSKKVPYMFIIGEKEVVEGKISIRTRTNDQINGLELKEALEFVRLKVKNKEIL